Proteins from a single region of Campylobacter sp. RM16704:
- a CDS encoding LTA synthase family protein: MQINFIPHKIMENNFNDIFKMYFYGIYHDIRFLSVAFLPLLFCGFIALIFSHLNYKKPVILMGGGVYKLYGIISSIYIVFIAYISITFSFAKYYYYELYNDKFNVFLFSVKNDNTSTILDIIYNDYPILKILILIISISLFCVFLNLKIIRYKNTTNSYKIYILLILNTILIFMYILALRGPFKHVALNVQNYSFSEFKVINDIMVNPIMAFSWAYKQHKEEEKLKYINKEQALLIQNQLFPCIYTSKENIFASKYNPSVFLNIMESFGLEIYHFNNETNNFLGSLKHHFEEDFIFERFLPASNGTIPTIANLLFISPFSNISTSKFQTIKLPLTPIEIYKKAGYKVIFISAGNGSWQNIKAYLKTQGVDEIIDENTLIKEYPEAKTTQNGYGIADEYLYKKVLEILQNHPQKTLIISLTISNHPPFNLDYNININFNKIPKELLKLLPFNQDKQIRILKAYTYANDEFGKFLDKFKNSNIKNQVIIAATGDHRTRDLKITRTDIKAFSLGVPFYIYIPKKMQFDVYYDKYRVGSHKDIFPTLYNLSLNKVKYLSLGGRDMLSKPLNQKLEFAINDNLWIDNNGVYIESKGFSFKDQKTLINTDKEINLNNFQKTFINYIKITTGGN, encoded by the coding sequence ATGCAAATTAATTTTATTCCACACAAAATTATGGAAAACAATTTTAATGATATATTTAAAATGTATTTTTATGGAATTTATCATGATATTAGATTTTTAAGTGTTGCTTTTTTACCACTTTTATTTTGCGGATTTATTGCTTTAATATTTTCTCATCTTAACTACAAAAAACCAGTGATACTTATGGGGGGGGGGGTATATAAGCTATATGGCATTATCTCAAGTATTTATATAGTATTCATAGCCTATATAAGCATAACTTTTTCTTTTGCAAAATATTACTACTACGAACTTTATAATGATAAATTTAATGTTTTTTTATTTAGTGTAAAAAATGATAATACTAGTACCATTTTAGATATTATTTATAATGATTATCCTATTTTAAAAATCTTAATTTTAATTATATCTATTTCTTTATTTTGTGTGTTTTTAAATTTAAAAATTATCCGTTATAAAAATACGACAAATAGTTATAAAATTTATATCTTACTAATCTTAAACACTATTTTGATTTTTATGTACATATTGGCTCTTAGAGGACCATTTAAACATGTAGCTCTTAATGTGCAAAACTATTCTTTTAGCGAATTTAAAGTTATAAATGATATTATGGTAAATCCCATCATGGCATTTTCTTGGGCTTATAAACAACACAAAGAAGAAGAGAAATTAAAATATATAAACAAAGAACAAGCTCTTCTAATACAAAATCAACTCTTTCCTTGTATATATACAAGTAAAGAAAATATATTTGCATCAAAATATAATCCGAGCGTATTTCTTAATATAATGGAAAGTTTTGGTTTAGAAATTTATCATTTCAATAACGAAACTAACAATTTTTTAGGCTCATTAAAACACCATTTCGAAGAAGACTTCATATTTGAAAGATTTTTGCCTGCAAGTAATGGAACAATACCTACTATTGCTAATTTACTATTTATCAGTCCTTTTTCAAATATTTCAACAAGCAAATTTCAAACAATAAAGTTACCCCTTACTCCTATTGAAATTTACAAAAAAGCAGGCTATAAAGTTATTTTTATAAGTGCAGGTAACGGATCTTGGCAAAATATTAAAGCATATTTAAAAACTCAAGGTGTTGATGAAATCATAGATGAAAATACTCTAATAAAAGAATATCCAGAAGCTAAGACAACACAAAACGGCTATGGCATAGCAGATGAATATCTTTATAAAAAAGTTTTAGAAATTTTACAAAATCATCCTCAAAAAACACTTATAATTAGTTTGACAATATCTAATCATCCTCCTTTTAATTTAGATTACAATATAAATATTAATTTTAACAAAATTCCAAAAGAATTATTGAAACTTTTACCTTTTAACCAAGATAAACAAATTAGAATTTTAAAAGCTTATACCTATGCAAATGATGAATTTGGAAAATTTCTCGATAAATTCAAAAATAGTAACATTAAAAATCAAGTTATTATTGCAGCAACAGGAGATCATAGAACTAGAGATTTAAAAATAACAAGAACTGATATTAAAGCTTTTTCCTTAGGAGTTCCTTTTTATATTTATATACCAAAAAAAATGCAATTTGATGTTTATTACGATAAATATCGTGTTGGCTCACACAAAGATATTTTTCCAACTCTATATAATTTAAGTCTTAATAAGGTAAAATATTTAAGCTTAGGTGGAAGAGATATGTTAAGCAAACCTTTAAATCAAAAACTAGAATTTGCTATTAATGACAATTTATGGATAGATAACAACGGAGTATATATAGAAAGTAAAGGATTTTCATTCAAAGATCAAAAAACTTTAATAAATACTGATAAAGAAATTAACTTAAATAATTTTCAAAAAACTTTCATCAACTATATCAAGATTACAACTGGTGGCAATTGA
- the efp gene encoding elongation factor P, whose product MASYGMGDLKKGLKIEIDGIPFKIVEYQHVKPGKGPAFVRIKIKSFIDGKVLEKTFHAGDKCESPNLEEKQMQYLYDDGENCQFMDTQTYEQVAISDEDVGEAKKWMLDGTMVDVLFHNGKAIGVEVPQVMELKIIETAPNFKGDTQGSNKKPATLETGAVVQIPFHVLEGEVIRVDTIRGEYIERANK is encoded by the coding sequence ATGGCTTCTTATGGAATGGGAGATTTAAAAAAGGGTTTAAAAATAGAAATTGATGGTATTCCTTTTAAAATTGTAGAATACCAACATGTAAAACCAGGCAAAGGTCCTGCTTTTGTGCGTATTAAAATTAAATCTTTTATTGATGGTAAGGTTTTAGAAAAAACTTTCCACGCAGGGGATAAATGCGAATCTCCAAATTTAGAAGAAAAACAAATGCAGTATTTATATGATGATGGTGAAAATTGCCAATTTATGGATACTCAAACTTATGAACAAGTTGCAATTAGCGATGAGGATGTAGGTGAAGCTAAAAAATGGATGCTTGATGGAACTATGGTAGATGTTTTATTTCACAATGGAAAAGCAATTGGTGTGGAAGTGCCTCAAGTAATGGAGCTTAAAATCATTGAAACAGCTCCAAATTTCAAAGGTGATACTCAAGGTTCAAACAAAAAACCAGCTACTTTGGAAACAGGTGCGGTAGTACAAATTCCTTTTCATGTATTAGAAGGTGAGGTTATTCGTGTTGATACTATACGCGGTGAATATATAGAAAGAGCAAACAAATAA
- a CDS encoding prepilin-type N-terminal cleavage/methylation domain-containing protein: MQTKRAFTLIELVFCILIIAILSAIAYPHFSFSINDAKMIKLKSELEVINSSLALIRNQFVFKENTDFPKILDDALINVENQKLFFCSNIQTQNCKGENCCLYSILEKPIISSKKSWMKVENTKYRFFISTKNYIDFAYNSEKVFLECVSLNCKDYGF, encoded by the coding sequence ATGCAAACAAAAAGAGCTTTTACTTTAATAGAGCTTGTGTTTTGTATTTTAATTATTGCAATTCTTTCTGCAATTGCTTATCCACATTTTTCCTTTAGCATAAATGATGCAAAAATGATTAAATTAAAAAGTGAATTAGAAGTTATAAATTCTTCTTTGGCTTTAATTAGAAATCAATTTGTATTTAAAGAAAATACTGATTTCCCTAAAATTTTAGATGATGCTTTAATAAATGTTGAAAATCAGAAATTATTTTTTTGTTCTAATATCCAAACTCAAAATTGCAAAGGTGAGAATTGTTGTTTATATAGTATATTAGAAAAACCAATTATCTCAAGCAAGAAATCATGGATGAAAGTAGAAAATACCAAATATAGATTTTTTATAAGCACCAAAAATTATATAGATTTTGCTTATAATAGTGAAAAAGTTTTTTTAGAATGTGTAAGTTTAAATTGTAAGGATTATGGATTTTGA
- a CDS encoding 4-hydroxy-3-methylbut-2-enyl diphosphate reductase: MEIELAKSCGFCFGVKRAIKKAEQIKDAATIGPLIHNNEEITRIWKNYNVKTLNDISELSTEKKAIIRTHGITKQDLEKLKQKDIEIFDATCPFVTKPQKICEQMSNEGYEVVIFGDENHPEVKGVRSYVSTRAYVVLDEKELLDIKLPSKIAVVSQTTKKIEKFMEIVNFLMLRVKEVRVFNTICDATFKNQEAINELAKKSDVVIIVGGKNSANTKQLFLIAKNYCKDSYLIENEKEIQKKWFIGKQKCGISAGASTPDWVINLVIEKIKECTKIN, from the coding sequence TTGGAGATTGAATTAGCGAAAAGTTGCGGTTTTTGTTTTGGGGTAAAAAGAGCAATTAAAAAAGCAGAGCAAATTAAAGATGCAGCTACTATAGGACCATTAATCCACAATAATGAAGAAATTACAAGAATTTGGAAAAACTATAATGTTAAAACATTGAATGATATTAGTGAATTAAGTACAGAAAAGAAAGCTATTATTAGAACACATGGTATAACAAAACAAGATTTAGAAAAACTAAAACAAAAAGATATAGAAATTTTTGATGCCACATGTCCTTTTGTGACAAAACCACAAAAAATTTGTGAGCAAATGAGCAATGAAGGCTATGAAGTTGTTATTTTTGGAGACGAGAATCATCCTGAAGTAAAAGGTGTTAGAAGTTATGTAAGTACTAGAGCTTATGTGGTACTTGATGAAAAAGAGTTGCTTGATATAAAGTTACCTTCTAAAATAGCAGTAGTGTCACAAACTACTAAAAAAATAGAAAAATTTATGGAAATTGTAAATTTTTTAATGCTAAGAGTTAAAGAAGTGCGAGTATTTAACACAATTTGTGATGCAACTTTTAAAAACCAAGAAGCTATTAATGAGCTTGCAAAAAAAAGTGATGTAGTAATTATTGTTGGTGGAAAAAATTCAGCTAATACAAAGCAACTATTTTTAATAGCAAAAAATTATTGTAAAGATAGTTATTTGATTGAAAATGAGAAAGAAATTCAAAAAAAATGGTTTATAGGAAAACAAAAATGTGGCATTAGTGCTGGTGCTTCTACTCCTGATTGGGTGATTAATTTAGTTATAGAAAAAATTAAAGAATGCACTAAAATTAACTAA
- the uvrB gene encoding excinuclease ABC subunit UvrB, which translates to MFKLTSDFKPSPDQKQAIDGIVKSIKAGNKYQTLLGVTGSGKTFTMANIIKNLNMPTLIMSHNKSLCAQLYSEFKGFFVNNHVEYFISYYDYYQPEAYIPRTDVFIEKDSSTNEDLERLRLSASASLLSYDDVICIASVSANYGLGNPNEYVGMVMILEQNMQINQKELLKKLVNMGYKRNDNFFDRADFRVNGDIIDIYPAYYEDEAIRLEFFGDELEAMYHYNILENKKGKDLKKFILYPTSQFSVGEARLKEAIKGIKAELNERLAYFENENKLVEAQRLKQRVEFDLEMLQSTGMCKGVENYALHLTGLKSGDTPYTLFDYFAIKNQDFLVIVDESHVSLPQFRGMFAGDRSRKQTLVDYGFRLPSALDNRPLMFDEFINKNCKFLFVSATPAPLELELSKKNIFHQIMRPTGLLDPKIEIKDSDNQVEILYDEAKKVIERGERVLITVLTKKMAEELSKYYLELGLKVKYMHSEIDAIERNEIIRGLRSGAFDILIGINLLREGLDLPEVSLIAIMDADKEGFLRSTTALIQTMGRAARNVNGKVLLFAKKITKSMQEAIDTTSERRVLQEAYNKKYNITPTSVTRNIEESLKQNLEQGEIYRKGKELEKMPAKERAKIVKELRKQMLEAAKNLEFEKAAMFRDEINKLKIL; encoded by the coding sequence ATGTTTAAACTTACTAGTGATTTTAAGCCAAGTCCTGATCAAAAACAAGCCATTGATGGTATAGTAAAAAGCATTAAAGCAGGTAATAAATACCAAACTTTACTAGGCGTTACAGGCAGTGGAAAAACCTTCACTATGGCAAATATCATTAAAAACTTAAATATGCCTACTCTTATCATGAGCCACAACAAAAGCTTATGTGCACAACTTTATAGCGAATTTAAAGGTTTTTTTGTAAACAACCATGTGGAATATTTTATAAGTTATTATGATTATTATCAACCAGAAGCTTACATACCAAGAACCGATGTTTTTATAGAAAAAGATAGCTCTACGAATGAAGATTTAGAAAGATTAAGACTTAGTGCAAGTGCTTCACTTTTAAGTTATGATGATGTTATTTGTATAGCAAGTGTTTCGGCAAATTACGGCTTAGGCAATCCTAATGAGTATGTTGGTATGGTCATGATTTTAGAGCAAAATATGCAAATAAATCAAAAAGAACTTTTAAAAAAACTTGTAAATATGGGCTATAAGCGTAATGATAATTTCTTTGATAGGGCTGATTTTAGGGTCAATGGAGATATTATTGATATATATCCGGCTTATTATGAAGATGAAGCTATTAGACTTGAATTTTTTGGTGATGAACTTGAAGCAATGTATCATTATAACATTTTAGAAAATAAAAAAGGTAAAGATTTAAAAAAATTTATACTTTATCCTACAAGTCAATTTAGCGTAGGTGAAGCAAGGCTTAAAGAAGCAATCAAAGGTATAAAAGCTGAACTAAATGAACGCCTAGCATATTTTGAAAACGAAAATAAATTAGTAGAAGCACAAAGATTAAAGCAAAGGGTAGAATTTGACCTTGAAATGCTTCAAAGCACAGGTATGTGCAAGGGGGTAGAAAATTATGCTTTACATTTAACAGGATTAAAAAGCGGGGATACTCCTTATACACTATTTGATTATTTTGCAATAAAAAATCAAGATTTTTTAGTAATTGTTGATGAATCTCATGTTTCATTACCTCAATTTCGTGGTATGTTTGCAGGAGACAGAAGTAGAAAGCAAACCTTGGTTGATTATGGATTTCGTTTGCCTAGTGCCTTAGATAATAGGCCTTTGATGTTTGATGAATTTATTAATAAAAATTGTAAATTTTTATTTGTTTCAGCTACTCCTGCACCATTAGAACTTGAACTAAGCAAAAAAAATATCTTTCATCAAATCATGCGTCCAACAGGACTTTTAGATCCTAAAATAGAAATCAAAGATAGTGACAATCAAGTTGAAATTTTATATGATGAAGCAAAAAAAGTCATAGAGCGTGGTGAAAGAGTTTTAATCACCGTTTTAACTAAGAAAATGGCTGAAGAACTTAGCAAATATTACTTAGAGCTTGGCTTAAAAGTAAAATATATGCATTCAGAAATTGATGCAATTGAGCGTAATGAGATTATTCGTGGTTTAAGAAGTGGTGCATTTGACATTTTAATAGGTATTAATCTTTTAAGAGAAGGACTTGACTTACCTGAAGTTTCGCTTATAGCTATAATGGATGCAGATAAAGAAGGCTTTTTAAGGAGTACTACTGCACTCATTCAGACTATGGGACGAGCTGCTAGAAATGTAAATGGCAAAGTATTACTTTTTGCTAAAAAAATTACAAAATCTATGCAAGAAGCTATTGATACTACTAGCGAAAGAAGAGTTTTGCAAGAAGCTTATAATAAAAAATACAATATCACACCAACTTCAGTAACAAGGAATATAGAAGAGAGTTTAAAACAAAACCTTGAGCAAGGAGAAATTTATCGCAAAGGCAAAGAACTTGAAAAAATGCCTGCTAAAGAACGGGCTAAAATAGTAAAAGAGTTAAGAAAGCAAATGTTAGAAGCAGCTAAAAATCTTGAATTTGAAAAAGCTGCAATGTTTAGAGATGAAATTAATAAACTAAAAATTTTATAG
- a CDS encoding alpha-ketoglutarate reductase / D-3-phosphoglycerate dehydrogenase: protein MKKIIVCDAILDKGVELLRKAEDIELIKAAHLSKDELLTKLSDVDVAITRSSTDVDLKFINACKNLKALVRAGVGVDNVDIEECSKKGIIVMNVPTANTIAAVELTMNHLLCSARSFVNAHNFLKVQRRWEREKWYGVELMNKTLGVIGFGNIGSRVAIRAKAFGMKVIAYDPYVVASKMTDLGIECVNSLDVILTQSDFITIHTPKTKETTDMISFDEINKMKNGIRLINCARGGLYNEDALCEGLRSGKIAWLGIDVFNKEPATNHPFLDFENVSVTSHLGANTLESQENIAIQACEQALNAARGISYPNALNLPIKTEDLPSFVAPYIELISKMGFLAAQLDKTPIKAIKLESEGQISEYNESLLTFAAVSVLRGILGENINYINAHFVAKDKGVELSSYVLPISGYSNKVTIKVITDNSSLSISGTIFGENEQRIVELNGFDVDFKPKGKMIILNNNDIPGVIANVSGILAKNNVNIADFRLGRNGFGKALAVILLDTKISKALLEELRAVDACIFAEYAEI from the coding sequence ATGAAAAAAATTATTGTGTGTGATGCAATATTAGATAAAGGTGTTGAACTTTTAAGAAAAGCTGAAGATATAGAGCTTATTAAAGCAGCACATTTATCTAAAGATGAACTTTTAACAAAACTTAGCGATGTTGATGTAGCTATTACTAGAAGTTCTACTGATGTGGATTTAAAGTTTATTAATGCTTGCAAAAATTTAAAAGCTTTAGTTAGAGCAGGTGTAGGAGTTGATAATGTAGATATAGAAGAATGCTCTAAAAAAGGTATTATTGTTATGAATGTACCAACAGCAAACACTATAGCAGCGGTTGAACTTACTATGAATCATTTATTATGCTCTGCAAGATCCTTTGTAAATGCTCATAATTTTTTAAAAGTGCAAAGGAGATGGGAAAGAGAAAAATGGTATGGTGTTGAACTTATGAATAAAACCTTAGGAGTTATAGGTTTTGGAAATATTGGTTCAAGAGTGGCTATACGTGCAAAAGCTTTTGGAATGAAAGTTATTGCTTATGATCCTTATGTGGTAGCTTCTAAAATGACAGATTTGGGCATTGAATGTGTAAATTCTTTAGATGTTATTTTAACTCAAAGTGATTTTATTACTATACATACACCAAAAACAAAAGAAACCACAGATATGATTTCTTTTGATGAAATAAATAAAATGAAAAATGGTATTAGATTGATTAACTGTGCTAGAGGTGGTCTTTATAATGAAGATGCACTATGCGAGGGTTTAAGAAGTGGCAAAATAGCTTGGCTTGGTATAGATGTGTTTAATAAAGAACCAGCAACTAATCATCCATTTTTAGACTTTGAAAATGTTTCAGTTACTTCTCATCTTGGAGCAAATACTTTAGAAAGTCAAGAAAATATTGCTATTCAAGCATGCGAACAAGCTTTAAATGCTGCAAGAGGAATTTCTTACCCTAATGCTTTAAATTTACCAATCAAAACTGAAGACTTACCAAGTTTTGTAGCACCTTATATAGAGCTTATTTCAAAAATGGGATTTTTGGCTGCTCAGCTTGATAAAACTCCTATTAAAGCTATCAAGCTTGAAAGTGAAGGACAAATTAGTGAATATAATGAGTCTTTGTTAACTTTTGCAGCAGTAAGTGTTTTAAGAGGAATTTTAGGCGAAAATATCAACTATATTAATGCACATTTTGTAGCTAAAGATAAGGGTGTAGAACTTTCTTCTTATGTTTTACCAATTAGTGGATATAGCAATAAAGTTACTATCAAGGTGATTACAGATAATTCCAGCCTTTCTATCTCAGGAACTATTTTCGGAGAAAATGAACAAAGAATAGTAGAATTAAACGGTTTTGATGTGGATTTTAAACCAAAAGGAAAAATGATTATTTTAAACAACAATGACATACCAGGAGTTATTGCTAATGTTAGTGGAATTTTAGCTAAAAATAATGTCAATATTGCTGATTTTAGACTTGGTAGAAATGGTTTTGGAAAAGCTTTGGCTGTAATTTTACTTGATACAAAAATTTCAAAAGCTTTACTTGAAGAGTTAAGAGCTGTTGATGCTTGTATTTTTGCAGAATATGCAGAAATTTAA
- a CDS encoding 30S ribosomal protein S1, with product MSEVNKKVQNRLEDIIIEEDFEQMLEESFKSDEEATIQGIIVAIKGDEVFVNVGQKSEGILAIEEIQNEKGELAFKEGDTLEVAVVGSRSGRSLLSHKKALRKQKVKEFIENYKDDESIFDVKIIGKNRGGFVAVDENGVEFFLPKSQSSFKDFNNINNKTLKVKIIKIDKEAQSIVVSRKKIVDEERKKRKEIISNVLNQEEVIEGTIKKITTYGMFVDVGGIDGLVHYSEISYKGPVNPSSLYNEGDKVPVKIIKYDKDKKHLSLSIKLAMPDPWDEIKDGLEVGDTIKVTVSNIEPYGAFVDLGNDIEGFLHISEISWDKNVKNPKDYVSEGQELDVEVIEINTKERRLRVSLKNLLTKPFDEFLKMHKVGDIVKGQVTSVTNFGAFVKISNLEGLLHNEDASWNRNDKCKDFYNIGDILEVKIIKLDKENHKISLSTKELQKSPVQIYAQKHQVNDIVIGKIRDIKDFGIFVELEEGVDALIHKEDLGNIDFSSLKIGDSIEALIVFVDEKKNRIRLSVKSLTKMKEREALNEINDNDKVTLGDIIKDQLS from the coding sequence ATGAGTGAGGTGAACAAAAAAGTTCAAAACAGACTAGAGGATATTATTATTGAGGAAGATTTTGAGCAAATGCTTGAAGAATCTTTTAAGTCTGATGAGGAGGCAACCATACAGGGTATAATCGTTGCCATAAAAGGCGATGAAGTATTTGTTAATGTAGGACAAAAATCAGAAGGTATTTTAGCAATTGAAGAAATTCAAAATGAAAAAGGTGAATTGGCTTTTAAAGAAGGCGATACATTAGAGGTTGCTGTAGTAGGTTCTCGTAGTGGTAGATCTTTACTTTCTCATAAAAAAGCTTTAAGAAAGCAAAAAGTTAAAGAATTTATTGAAAATTATAAAGACGATGAGAGTATTTTTGATGTAAAAATCATTGGTAAAAATAGAGGTGGTTTTGTAGCTGTAGATGAAAATGGAGTTGAATTTTTCTTGCCAAAATCACAAAGTAGTTTTAAAGATTTTAATAATATTAATAACAAGACTTTAAAAGTTAAAATTATAAAAATAGATAAAGAAGCACAAAGTATAGTAGTTTCTAGAAAAAAAATAGTAGATGAAGAAAGAAAAAAACGTAAAGAGATTATTTCAAATGTGTTAAATCAAGAAGAAGTTATAGAGGGAACTATTAAAAAAATCACAACCTATGGAATGTTCGTAGATGTAGGTGGTATTGATGGTTTAGTGCATTATAGTGAAATTTCATATAAAGGACCTGTTAATCCTAGTTCATTATATAACGAAGGAGATAAGGTACCTGTTAAGATAATTAAATATGATAAAGATAAAAAACATCTTTCTTTGTCAATTAAACTAGCTATGCCTGATCCTTGGGATGAAATAAAAGATGGCTTAGAGGTTGGAGATACCATTAAAGTTACTGTTTCAAATATTGAACCATATGGTGCATTTGTGGATTTAGGTAATGATATTGAAGGTTTTTTACATATTAGTGAAATTTCTTGGGATAAAAATGTAAAAAATCCAAAAGATTATGTTAGCGAAGGCCAAGAACTTGATGTGGAAGTAATTGAAATCAACACCAAAGAAAGAAGACTTAGAGTATCTTTGAAGAATTTATTAACTAAACCTTTTGATGAATTTTTAAAAATGCATAAAGTAGGTGATATAGTAAAAGGACAGGTTACATCTGTAACAAATTTTGGTGCTTTTGTTAAAATTTCTAATTTAGAAGGTTTGTTGCATAATGAAGATGCATCATGGAATAGAAATGATAAATGTAAAGATTTCTATAATATTGGTGATATTTTAGAAGTTAAGATTATCAAACTTGACAAAGAAAATCACAAAATTTCTTTGAGTACTAAAGAGTTACAAAAAAGTCCAGTACAAATATATGCACAAAAACATCAGGTAAATGATATTGTTATAGGTAAAATTAGAGATATTAAAGACTTTGGAATTTTTGTAGAGCTAGAAGAGGGTGTTGATGCTTTGATTCATAAAGAAGATTTAGGAAATATTGATTTTTCTAGTCTAAAAATAGGAGATAGTATAGAAGCATTGATTGTTTTTGTTGATGAGAAAAAAAATAGAATTCGTTTGAGCGTTAAAAGTCTTACTAAAATGAAAGAAAGAGAAGCGCTAAATGAGATCAATGATAATGATAAAGTTACTTTAGGTGATATCATAAAAGATCAATTATCTTAA
- the aroA gene encoding 3-phosphoshikimate 1-carboxyvinyltransferase, translating into MKIDPINNFEITLGNIASDKSISHRLAIFSLLTQGICKIKNYLKAQDTLHTLEIIKALGAKVYEDDNFLYIEAPVKIKSPNCVLDCGNSGTAMRLLIGFLSAIEDEFFVLSGDKYLNARPMKRVSEPLTSIGARIHGRVNANLAPISIQGAKLDGFDFYSHIASAQVKTALILAALNAKKESYFKEIELSRNHSEIMLKKLGAEIDYLNTEKTHIRIKPLKERLKAFSVQVPNDPSSAFYFALATCILPNSKIILKNVLLNKTRIEAFKILEKMGAKISYCIDNEDFESIGKICVESANLKAIEINENIAWLIDEIPALAIAFACAKGKSIVKNAKELRVKESDRIKAIVLNLQKCGIKVKECEDGFEVEGGEVKSAKIESFGDHRIAMSFLILGLKCGMEVDDCECVKTSFPNFFEILKQIGARIGD; encoded by the coding sequence ATGAAAATAGATCCTATAAATAACTTTGAAATAACACTTGGAAATATAGCTTCTGATAAATCTATATCCCATCGTCTTGCTATTTTTTCTTTATTAACTCAAGGAATTTGTAAGATTAAAAATTATTTAAAAGCTCAAGATACTTTGCATACTTTAGAAATCATCAAAGCCTTGGGGGCTAAAGTATATGAAGATGATAACTTTCTTTATATCGAAGCTCCAGTCAAAATAAAATCTCCAAACTGTGTTTTAGATTGTGGTAATTCAGGCACAGCTATGAGACTTTTAATAGGTTTTTTAAGTGCTATAGAAGATGAATTTTTTGTTTTAAGTGGTGACAAATATTTAAATGCCAGACCAATGAAAAGAGTGAGTGAGCCTTTAACAAGTATAGGTGCTAGAATTCATGGAAGAGTTAACGCAAATTTAGCGCCTATTAGTATACAAGGAGCCAAGTTAGATGGTTTTGATTTTTATAGTCATATTGCTTCAGCTCAAGTTAAAACAGCTTTAATTTTGGCAGCTTTAAATGCAAAAAAAGAAAGCTATTTTAAAGAAATTGAGCTTTCAAGAAACCATAGTGAAATTATGCTTAAAAAATTGGGTGCAGAGATTGATTATTTAAATACTGAAAAAACACATATAAGAATAAAACCACTAAAAGAAAGATTAAAAGCTTTTAGTGTTCAAGTCCCAAATGATCCATCATCAGCATTTTATTTTGCTTTAGCAACTTGCATTTTGCCGAATTCAAAGATAATTTTAAAAAATGTATTATTAAATAAAACTCGTATTGAAGCTTTTAAAATTTTAGAAAAGATGGGTGCAAAAATTTCTTATTGTATTGATAATGAAGATTTTGAAAGTATTGGTAAAATTTGTGTAGAAAGTGCTAATTTAAAAGCTATCGAGATAAATGAAAATATAGCTTGGCTTATAGATGAAATTCCAGCATTAGCTATAGCTTTTGCTTGTGCAAAAGGAAAAAGTATTGTAAAAAATGCTAAAGAATTACGTGTGAAAGAAAGTGATAGGATTAAAGCTATTGTTTTAAATTTGCAAAAATGCGGTATAAAAGTAAAGGAATGTGAAGATGGCTTTGAAGTAGAAGGCGGTGAGGTTAAAAGTGCTAAAATAGAAAGTTTTGGTGATCATAGAATTGCAATGAGCTTTTTGATTTTAGGTTTAAAATGTGGAATGGAAGTGGATGATTGTGAATGTGTAAAAACTTCTTTTCCAAATTTTTTTGAAATTTTAAAGCAAATAGGGGCAAGAATTGGAGATTGA